From Kryptolebias marmoratus isolate JLee-2015 linkage group LG15, ASM164957v2, whole genome shotgun sequence, a single genomic window includes:
- the greb1 gene encoding protein GREB1 isoform X1, translating into MGNSYAGQLRSTRFEEVLHNSIEASLRSNTIVPRPVFTQLYLETEQSLIQDGGLNTSAGRALNEDEDDDDGSESNSPPVPYQMKPPPEGCCTTDGFCQAGKDLRLSSLASESLDVPPGFLFVGVKSPSLPDNLLVCAVDRRFLPDERGCNALLGFSGNCMGCGEKGFRYFTEFSNHINLKLSTQPKKQKHLKYHLYRNNQGVLVKGAPICWRGNDGRMRQIRSSLSEGHLASDEQPPNPALAHASHTPGSYTGSHVEAQVAEVPHTLLNGSHAVPSISQPPLNQSGPGRPMATGTHSNAAPPKKRHKGWSPESSGSSLTESTVKPPPSSSLALSALSVSSVIPNGARSESAVLQSSSRGSSNPLSPPDLSLIVPDQLLHACRLQPVIFRGHGPLPQLTGNISDVLVSSLLQSCYMSSQTLPRVYQHYGPSPIQPLSAEMQILLTVYYLVQLGPEQVPLIEDLEQIFMRSWRESHLSEIRQFQQSQTSGTQGRHYGMETPSALPGLPQHLSLPPHNQQPLTPSQLPWLAQLAASSCGEGVVVMGEEVKSLAQGLQQMFARLMEGRLENTNYVVIIVTSPGQETQSCIVATGKHQCRALAESMFSPGDGLKEISHQIYTGAAQELIQYCNSLGQDGNMDSLLDSVSVDNNEPSTPSSSQELAEDRSLNMTHSPKDTHSPKDSHKQSLKDTSSPKVTTSSPKDTCLEYTVEWREVRPIQLAVARKLLSHVCAIADSSTQNLDLGSFNRVSFLILVPPSEVTFQQTVFHLWNSGVLQELGSSDQECMSQKEAERYVVKMDQSAQAQIDSLIQEAQSNSYTLYILVHDHAHWDVCSSSCCSADSGVGLVDKLLNSRQVTEATNILILHVTSFPFALQTQCTRISPYNEINWPSAFSNDVDLYHERTRYFGVSELLETTRSGNSLPLMRYDSSFESMASTLGERFPKLHSAVIRTTVLIRHYCVALMAASGKISSSPNLHKHTSVETMEIVQSLLSAAQQCPSHHGHMILLRIPSLALAVWAHRRLSRVRRQLGLEESFEIILGNPNQALTIGQTFTDQIKIWLKIQDADWIPRTYLELEALPCILILSGAEPLGESLPRSLKYCDLRVISCSYLQRTTLEQELGLAAYLVKAESRPPHNPGPGSDEIESDAEKLSSTDNEEEEGQGDSPPSSTQPLQPCPDGAVDTLPAQSTTSQNVHKGTLDTIQPPSKPQNQVLPQTSTQSFSYLQTAPPHQNQLQVQSYPLGQPNSQLQPLLYGQVQLLSQTNSQPYTQTTSQQQPHSQAQTRSKSASSGSSSPQTSSSHLSCSWARGLSRPPSVLLPRAIYDIITASDSSGLPRCTSFLPHMSVAWASSFRPLLSKMMTCTEQSLYYRQWTVPRSYHMDSCNRAEGRSDNFHPRRLLLSGPPQVGKTGAYLHFLGILSRMLIRLMEVDIYDEEDINSSAQTEGVQYHPPNSPWPNTEIMKKIPFDYTIHDAKYDDISTIYCPGFKPRTDGNPVWQEDVYLRRRTTRIKLSKYAAYNTYHHCEQCHQYLGFNPRYQMYESTLHAFTFTHLLLGEDIQLYFIIPKSKEHYFSFSQPGGQLESLRLPLTSDWSPDCVKSPIFTPTTGRHEHGLFNLYHAMDGASHLHILVVKEYEMAVYKKYWPNHIMLVLPTVFNGAGIGAAHFLIKELSYHNLELERSRRSEGGSPAVDVWPFIILADDSCVMWNAVDLDKPSGPVDHAVSLKQVLQHMEACPDLAHFGLCGIRKWSSCGSTGFKHWEPFSRGHLHDFLFLNVDRSQNIQYNQNRFTCHDVDFTLRLHSAGLLVCKFNNFSVMKKQIAIGGYKTFIIKTKMTDVSTSVGPSQYICAPDSKHLFLATPAQLLLEKYLQHTSQKLFPLSTKNYTHPVLTVDCYLNLGPEVTVCFVSSRPHSVNVGTTGLLFSGLLLCFPDTFVTPGFLKKFTFLKGATLCVISADRSSLRQTVGRLELEEEWRFRLSDEFQTANAKEDRPLFFLTGKHI; encoded by the exons ATGGGGAACTCGTATGCAGGCCAGCTGCGGAGTACACGCTTTGAGGAGGTCCTGCATAACTCCATAGAGGCATCACTGAGGTCCAACACCATAGTGCCTCGGCCTGTCTTCACACAGCTGTATCTTGAGACAGAGCAGTCACTGATACAGGATGGTGGGTTGAATACATCAGCAG GTCGTGCACTGAATGAAGATGAAGACGATGACGATGGCTCAGAGTCCAATAGTCCACCAGTACCATACCAGATGAAGCCACCTCCCGAGGGATGCTGCACCACAGATG GGTTTTGTCAGGCTGGGAAGGACCTGCGTTTGTCCTCCCTTGCATCAGAATCCTTGGATGTCCCTCCTGGATTCCTGTTTGTCGGAGTAAAGTCCCCCTCTCTGCCTGACAACCTGTTGGTGTGTGCCGTCGACCGCCGCTTCTTGCCAGATGAACGGGGTTGCAACGCCTTGCTAG GGTTTTCAGGAAACTGCATGGGCTGCGGAGAGAAAGGTTTTCGTTATTTCACCGAGTTCTCCAACCACATTAACCTGAAGCTCAGCACACAGCCTAAGAAACAGAAGCACTTAAAGTACCATCTCTACAGAAACAACCAGGGTGTCCTGGTTAAAGGTGCTCCCATCTGCTGGAGGGGGAATG atggcAGGATGAGACAAATAAGATCGAGTCTGTCAGAAGGCCACTTGGCGTCAGATGAACAGCCACCAAACCCTGCGCTGGCTCACGCATCACACACACCTGGCAGCTATACAG GATCACATGTGGAGGCACAAGTAGCTGAGGTCCCCCACACGCTGCTGAACGGCAGCCATGCAGTTCCCTCCATTTCTCAGCCGCCTTTAAATCAATCAGGGCCTGGCAGACCCATGGCTACAG GGACCCATTCAAATGctgcccccccaaaaaagagacACAAAGGCTGGTCGCCTGAATCGTCTGGCAGCAGTCTGACAGAAAGCACTGTGAagccaccaccatcatcatcattagCCTTATCAGCATTATCAGTGTCTTCTGTCATCCCCAATGGAGCCAGATCAG AGAGTGCAGTCCTTCAGAGTTCATCACGGGGATCTTCGAACCCACTGTCTCCCCCGGACTTGTCTTTAATAGTGCCTGATCAGCTATTACACGCCTGCAGACTGCAGCCTGTCATATTTAGAG GTCATGGCCCTCTTCCTCAGCTCACTGGCAACATAAGTGATGTGCTCGTCAGTTCTCTGCTCCAGAGTTGTTACATGAGCTCACAAACACTCCCCAGAGTCTATCAGCATTATGGGCCGTCACCTATTCAGCCACTGTCTGCTGAGATGCAGATTCTGCTCACTGTTTACTACCTCGTTCAGCTAG GCCCTGAGCAGGTGCCTCTGATTGAAGACTTGGAGCAGATATTCATGAGGTCATGGAGGGAATCCCACCTGAGCGAGATCAGACAGTTTCAGCAATCTCAAACATCAGGAACCCAAGGGAGGCACTACGGCATGGAG ACCCCTTCTGCTTTGCCGGGCCTCCCTCAACATCTCTCTTTACCTCCACACAATCAACAACCCCTGACCCCCAGTCAGCTTCCCTGGCTCGCCCAGCTCGCTGCATCATCTTGTGGAGAGGGTGTGGTGGTGATGGGAGAAGAAGTCAAGTCTTTGGCTCAAGGCCTTCAGCAGATGTTTGCCAGGTTGATGGAAGGACGGcttgaaaacacaaactatgTGGTCATCATTGTCACCTCACCCGGACAGGAAACGCAATCCTGCATCGTAGCAACAG GTAAACACCAGTGTCGTGCCTTAGCAGAGAGTATGTTTTCTCCTGGTGACGGACTGAAAGAAATTAGCCACCAGATTTACACAGGAGCTGCTCAGGAACTTATTCAGTATTGCAATTCCCTTGGTCAAG acgGTAATATGGACTCTCTCCTAGACAGCGTCAGTGTGGATAACAATGAGCCATCCACCCCGTCCAGCAGCCAGGAACTAGCTGAAGACAGGAGTCTTAATATGACACACAGCCCAAAAGACACACACAGTCCAAAGGATTCAcataaacaaagtttaaaagacaCATCAAGCCCTAAAGTGACGACTTCAAGTCCCAAAGACACTTGTTTAG aataCACTGTAGAATGGCGGGAGGTCCGTCCCATCCAGCTGGCAGTAGCCAGAAAGCTGCTGTCTCACGTGTGTGCTATAGCAGACTCCAGCACACAGAACCTTGACCTTGGCTCCTTCAACAGGGTCAGCTTCCTCATCCTGGTCCCGCCCTCTGAGGTCACATTTCAACAGACTGTTTTCCACCTCTGGAACTCTG GCGTTCTACAGGAGCTCGGGAGTTCAGACCAGGAATGTATGTCTCAAAAGGAGGCCGAGCGTTACGTGGTTAAGATGGACCAGAGTGCTCAGGCACAAATTGACAGCCTCATCCAAGAAGCACAAAGCAACTCCTATACACTCTACATCCTGGTTCATGACCATGCCCACTGGGATGTTTGCAG CTCATCCTGCTGCAGTGCAGACAGTGGTGTGGGTTTGGTGGATAAACTGTTGAACTCACGACAAGTGACAGAAGCCACAAACATCCTGATTCTGCACGTCACCTCATTTCCCTTCGCCCTTCAGACACAGTGCACTCGCATCAGCCCCTATAACGAGATCAACTGGCCATCTGCATTCAGTAAT GATGTGGACTTGTATCATGAGAGGACACGGTACTTTGGTGTGTCGGAGCTTTTGGAGACAACTCGCTCAGGAAATAGCCTGCCTCTGATGCGTTATGATTCCTCTTTTGAAAGCATGGCATCTACCCTTGGAGAAAG GTTTCCAAAGCTGCACAGCGCTGTGATCCGGACTACAGTCTTGATTCGACACTACTGTGTAGCACTGATGGCTGCATCTGGCAAAATCAGCAGCTCTCCCAATCTCCACAAACACACCTCTGTGGAAACCATGGAAATTGTACAATCTCTGCTCTCCGCTGCCCAGCAGTGTCCCTCCCACCATGGTCACATGATCCTGCTGCGAATCCCTTCTTTGGCTTTGGCAGTGTGGGCCCATCGACGGCTGTCAAGAGTGAGGAGGCAGCTGGGGTTAGAGGAGAGTTTTGAAATCATCCTGGGGAATCCCAACCAAGCTCTGACTATCGGACAGACTTTCACTGATCAGATCAAG aTATGGTTAAAGATTCAGGATGCTGACTGGATTCCTCGTACCTACTTGGAGCTGGAGGCCCTCCCCTGCATCCTTATCCTGTCAGGAGCTGAGCCACTTGGAGAATCATTGCCCAG GTCATTGAAGTATTGTGATCTTCGGGTGATAAGCTGCTCCTACCTGCAGCGTACGACTCTTGAACAAGAGCTGGGACTGGCTGCTTATCTGGTGAAGGCAGAGTCACGGCCGCCACACAACCCTGGACCAGGAAGTGACGAGATCGAAAGTGATGCTGAAAAACTCAGCAGCACAGacaatgaagaggaggagggacaAG GAGACTCTCCCCCATCGTCCACTCAGCCACTCCAGCCATGTCCTGACGGAGCTGTTGATACACTCCCAGCTCAAAGCACCACCTCTCAAAATGTCCATAAAGGGACACTGGACACCATACAGCCTCCATCAAAACCACAGAATCAAGTTCTGCCCCAGACCtcaactcagtcattttcatACCTTCAGACTGCGCCTCCCCACCAAAACCAACTTCAAGTTCAAAGTTATCCCCTGGGTCAGCCAAATTCCCAGCTGCAGCCACTGCTCTACGGTCAAGTTCAGCTACTGTCTCAAACAAATTCTCAACCTTACACTCAAACAACCTCCCAGCAGCAGCCTCATTCCCAGGCACAAACTCGTTCCAAGTCTGCATCCTCTGGCTCTTCATCCCCACAAACCTCCTCTTCTCATCTGAGCTGCTCATGGGCGCGAGGGTTGAGCCGTCCGCCCTCTGTGCTCCTTCCTCGTGCCATCTACGACATTATCACAGCCAGTGACAGCAGTGGGCTTCCACGATGTACTTCATTCTTGCCACACATGTCTGTTGCTTGGGCAAGCAGCTTCAG ACCTTTACTGAGTAAAATGATGACATGTACAGAGCAATCACTTTATTATCGTCAGTGGACGGTTCCTCGTTCCTACCACATGGACAGCTGCAACCGCGCTGAAGGAAGGAGTGATAACTTCCATCCTCGCAGGCTGCTGCTCAGCGGACCGCCACAG GTGGGTAAAACGGGGGCATACCTTCACTTTCTGGGTATCCTGTCTCGCATGCTAATCAGGCTCATGGAGGTGGACATCTACGATGAGGAAGACATCAACTCCA GTGCCCAGACAGAAGGGGTGCAGTACCACCCACCTAATTCTCCCTGGCCCAACACAGAAATCATGAAGAAAATACCTTTTGACTACACTATTCATGATGCTAAATATGATGACATCAGCACTATATATTGCCCTGGATTTAAACCACGTACTGAtg GAAACCCTGTGTGGCAGGAGGATGTGTACCTGCGCAGACGGACGACTAGGATCAAGCTCTCCAAGTATGCGGCCTACAACACCTATCATCACTGTGAACAGTGTCATCAGTACTTGGGCTTCAACCCCAGATACCAG ATGTACGAGTCGACACTGCACGCCTTCACATTCACTCATCTGCTGCTCGGAGAAGATATTCAGCTCTACTTCATCATCCCAAAATCTAAAGAGCACTACTTTAGCTTCAGCCAACCAGGAGGCCAACTGGAGAGCTTGAGGCTGCCTCTTACTTCTGACTGG AGCCCAGACTGCGTCAAAAGTCCAATCTTCACTCCGACCACCGGCCGTCATGAGCACGGCCTGTTTAACTTGTATCATGCTATGGATGGAGCGTCACATCTGCACATCCTCGTGGTTAAAGAGTATGAGATGGCTGTCTACAAGAAGTACTGGCCCAACCATATCATGCTGGTGCTGCCCACCGTCTTCAATGGAGCTGGTATAG GTGCTGCTCACTTCCTGATAAAAGAGCTTTCGTATCACAACTTGGAGTTGGAGCGCAGTCGGCGCTCAGAGGGAGGAAGCCCCGCGGTCGACGTCTGGCCCTTCATCATCCTCGCCGATGACTCCTGTGTTATGTGGAATGCAGTGGACCTTGACAAGCCAAG tggcCCAGTGGACCATGCTGTGTCACTGAAACAGGTCTTGCAGCACATGGAGGCCTGTCCAGATTTAGCTCACTTTGGTCTTTGTGGGATCAGGAAGTGGAGCAGCTGTGGATCCACAG GTTTCAAACACTGGGAGCCGTTCTCCAGAGGTCACCTTCACGATTTCCTCTTCCTCAACGTTGACCGGAGTCAGAACATCCAGTACAACCAGAACCGCTTCACGTGTCACGATGTGGACTTCACACTGAGGCTGCACAGCGCCGGGCTGCTTGTCTGCAAGTTCAACAACTTCAGCGTCATGAAGAAGCAGATTGCCATTGGAGgatacaaaacatttattatcaaGACCAAG atgaCAGATGTTTCCACCTCAGTGGGGCCCTCACAATACATCTGTGCTCCTGACAGCAAGCATCTTTTCTTGGCTACAccagctcagctcctcctggagaaaTACCTGCAACACACAAGCCAGA